In Sphingobacteriaceae bacterium, the following proteins share a genomic window:
- a CDS encoding NAD-dependent dehydratase has translation MKITITGSLGNISKPLAEKLIKNGHEVTIISNDEKKIGAIEALGAKAAIGSVSDVQFLTKSFTGADAVYTMVPPNWGVANYREYINQTGKNYFEAIKHSHIKRVVNLSSIGAHLSEGTGPIAGLYDVEQTFSKLEHVSVKHLRAGIFYINFFFDIPLIKHMGIMGNNYDQGTKVVMVHPRDIAVVAAEELQNSFNGNSHRYVTSDERKVSEIVKELGVSIGKPELPWVQFSDEETLAGMTSAGMSPAIAATYVEMGNAINSGKLFEDFNKNKPAVWGATKFADFLNEFAHVYNSQNSSSLV, from the coding sequence ATGAAAATTACCATTACAGGATCACTAGGGAATATCAGTAAGCCGCTTGCTGAAAAATTAATTAAAAACGGTCACGAGGTTACGATAATAAGTAATGACGAGAAGAAGATAGGTGCTATTGAAGCCTTAGGAGCAAAAGCGGCAATAGGTTCTGTTTCAGATGTTCAGTTTCTAACAAAAAGTTTTACAGGCGCCGATGCCGTTTACACGATGGTACCGCCAAACTGGGGAGTAGCAAATTACCGAGAATATATTAATCAAACAGGTAAAAATTATTTTGAAGCGATTAAACACTCTCACATAAAACGGGTCGTAAACTTAAGCAGCATTGGGGCGCATTTAAGTGAAGGTACAGGCCCGATAGCCGGACTGTATGACGTGGAACAAACGTTTAGTAAATTGGAACACGTCTCTGTAAAACATTTACGAGCGGGGATCTTCTACATTAATTTCTTTTTTGATATACCGCTTATTAAACACATGGGGATTATGGGAAATAACTATGATCAAGGAACAAAGGTAGTGATGGTGCATCCAAGAGACATAGCAGTGGTAGCAGCGGAAGAACTGCAAAATTCATTTAATGGTAATAGTCACCGTTACGTTACGAGTGACGAACGTAAGGTATCAGAAATTGTAAAGGAACTTGGCGTCTCTATTGGAAAACCTGAATTACCCTGGGTGCAATTTTCGGATGAAGAGACACTTGCAGGAATGACCAGCGCAGGAATGTCACCGGCTATTGCTGCTACGTATGTAGAAATGGGTAATGCGATAAACAGCGGAAAATTATTTGAAGATTTCAATAAGAATAAACCTGCGGTTTGGGGCGCAACAAAATTTGCCGACTTTTTGAATGAGTTTGCTCACGTTTATAATTCACAAAATTCATCATCATTGGTATAA
- a CDS encoding transcriptional regulator, whose product MTKIKESSTLNYNKGISATLCPITYVMNKIGGHWKTIILYYLIDSPKRYSELKRTIPAITEKMLVQHLKQLQEDNLIVKKVEQIMPPITIYSLTPSGKKLGPVLMAMADWAVKDSKSFKRLKMA is encoded by the coding sequence ATGACAAAAATAAAAGAGAGTTCAACCCTAAATTACAACAAAGGAATTTCTGCAACACTTTGCCCTATAACCTACGTTATGAATAAGATTGGTGGACACTGGAAAACAATCATTTTGTATTATCTCATAGATAGTCCTAAGCGCTATAGTGAGCTGAAAAGAACAATTCCAGCTATTACCGAGAAGATGTTAGTGCAACACTTAAAGCAATTGCAGGAAGATAATTTGATCGTAAAAAAAGTAGAGCAGATTATGCCTCCGATCACAATTTATTCTTTAACTCCTTCAGGTAAAAAATTGGGACCCGTTCTCATGGCGATGGCTGATTGGGCTGTGAAAGACAGTAAAAGTTTCAAAAGATTAAAAATGGCCTGA
- a CDS encoding cyclic nucleotide-binding protein, producing MSIVSSFQVFLNEVVPLSDVELSQTMKYFKSVTLQKGEFFVQAGSTCSRAAFIGTGILRTFYMNEKGEDTSYCFCTENKLTTSFKSFVSQTESSLSIQALEKSELLEINYSDLQELYATIPAWQAIGRILVEKEFLVMEKYASTLNRETAKEKYLRLLSDQPSIIRRASLQHIASYLGVSRETLSRIRNQAATSIL from the coding sequence ATGAGTATAGTAAGCAGCTTTCAGGTATTTCTTAATGAAGTTGTTCCGTTGTCAGACGTGGAGCTTTCTCAAACTATGAAATACTTTAAGAGTGTGACTCTTCAAAAAGGAGAGTTCTTCGTGCAGGCGGGATCGACCTGTTCGCGGGCGGCATTTATAGGTACAGGGATTTTGCGCACCTTTTATATGAATGAAAAAGGAGAAGATACAAGCTACTGCTTTTGTACTGAAAATAAGTTAACTACCTCTTTTAAAAGTTTTGTATCTCAAACCGAGTCATCCCTTTCAATACAGGCTTTAGAAAAATCTGAGCTCCTTGAGATTAACTATAGCGACCTTCAGGAGCTATACGCTACTATACCAGCATGGCAAGCTATTGGTCGTATTCTTGTTGAAAAAGAATTCCTTGTCATGGAAAAGTATGCATCTACCCTGAACAGAGAAACTGCAAAGGAGAAATACCTTCGCTTGCTAAGTGATCAACCGTCTATCATTCGTCGCGCATCTCTCCAGCACATTGCATCTTACCTTGGCGTATCCCGTGAAACACTTAGCAGGATCAGAAATCAGGCAGCTACTTCTATTTTGTGA
- a CDS encoding extradiol dioxygenase, producing the protein MLDHVIITVSNFKISTTFYTLAFKALGLKLSMEYKGEGQHPDLNGFGNASSAFFWLKEGKADSNSVHIGLVAKNHAEVDAFYKAAIAAGAKVIHAPRIFPEYYPGYYATWVLDPDGYEIEVVNKS; encoded by the coding sequence ATGTTAGATCACGTTATTATTACAGTAAGCAATTTCAAAATTTCAACAACCTTTTACACGCTTGCGTTTAAGGCGCTAGGGCTAAAACTAAGTATGGAGTACAAAGGAGAAGGTCAACACCCTGATCTCAATGGTTTCGGGAATGCATCAAGTGCCTTTTTTTGGTTGAAAGAAGGAAAGGCCGATTCCAACTCCGTACACATTGGACTGGTGGCAAAAAACCATGCAGAGGTTGATGCTTTTTACAAGGCGGCTATAGCGGCAGGAGCAAAAGTTATACATGCTCCAAGAATTTTCCCGGAATACTATCCTGGTTATTACGCAACGTGGGTACTTGATCCGGACGGTTATGAAATCGAAGTTGTAAATAAAAGCTAA